The Pseudomonas eucalypticola genome has a window encoding:
- a CDS encoding membrane-bound PQQ-dependent dehydrogenase, glucose/quinate/shikimate family, whose amino-acid sequence MVGLGILYGGVLLARLGGSLYYLFAGLVALVAGVQLIRRKLSAVILLSALTLGTLIWSWWEVGYNGWAMIPRLDWLVVLCLLMLVAYRAAQRQFVGFRGTPYVLATAVPAVAGLLSILIPLFFPSNVELADPSLALSRPSESYSTSVMTSPDGNVAATHDETNWTGFAGSNLSNHYTPARQITPQNVSTLKRAWEFHTGDLPPPGSKTQYLNENTPLKVGDSVYVCTPTQKVIALDAASGKEKWRFDPKANPTALQTAGAYCRGVAYYEAPQGTADCPTRIMWGVDGGRLAAVDARTGQLCQSFGDGGYVDLQKHIGKFTPGYWGNTSAPIVIRGNVIIGHMVRDGQDRYAPSGVVRAYNAVTGKFAWAWDLGRPGETSEPGPDGQYTPGTPNVWAPLSADDRLGLVYLPTGNAAGDFWGTTRTAAEEEFTDSLVAVDASTGEVKWHFRTVNHDLWDFDIGPQPNLVDWPTDKGVRPAVIQATKSGQIFVLDRETGVPLMPVEQKPAPQGADGGNWTAATQPYSVGMPNTVGAPSKTPERLKESDAWGISPFDQLECRIQYRSVRYDGMFTPPMIGGTLAYPGNHGGLNWGGVSVDLQKGIMVFNSNRIPYIERLVPRDEIEKLGSRSLNEGGPDKGLMPQVGLPIGAQKSPWLSVLKDPCVAPPWGFLSGVDLRTKDVIWRRPLGSGYDTGPFGIPSRVKLQMGTPTDSGPLTTAGGVTILGAALDNYMRAFDTETGKLLWEERLPAGAQGAPLSYVQNGKQYVVAVVGGHARLGTTIGDSVIAWTLP is encoded by the coding sequence AAGTAGGTTACAACGGTTGGGCGATGATACCGCGCTTGGATTGGCTGGTGGTGCTGTGCCTGTTGATGCTGGTTGCTTACCGTGCCGCGCAACGGCAATTTGTTGGCTTTCGTGGCACCCCCTACGTGCTCGCCACTGCGGTTCCGGCAGTGGCCGGGTTGCTGTCGATTTTGATTCCGTTGTTTTTTCCCTCCAACGTCGAGTTAGCTGATCCGTCTCTTGCCTTGAGTCGTCCCAGTGAGTCGTACAGCACCAGCGTCATGACTTCTCCAGATGGTAATGTCGCAGCTACTCATGATGAAACCAATTGGACCGGATTTGCTGGTTCAAACCTCTCCAACCATTACACCCCAGCGAGGCAGATTACTCCGCAAAACGTTTCAACTCTTAAACGTGCTTGGGAGTTCCACACCGGAGATCTCCCACCTCCAGGCTCGAAGACCCAATACCTCAACGAAAATACGCCGTTGAAGGTGGGCGATAGTGTCTACGTATGTACTCCAACGCAGAAAGTCATCGCTCTTGACGCTGCGAGCGGCAAGGAAAAATGGCGCTTTGACCCCAAGGCCAATCCAACGGCGCTTCAAACCGCCGGTGCCTACTGCCGGGGAGTCGCTTACTACGAGGCTCCTCAAGGTACTGCAGATTGCCCTACCCGTATCATGTGGGGCGTGGACGGCGGCCGTCTTGCTGCAGTTGATGCACGAACTGGCCAGCTGTGCCAGAGCTTTGGTGATGGCGGCTACGTCGATCTTCAAAAGCACATCGGCAAGTTTACCCCTGGTTATTGGGGGAATACCTCAGCCCCAATTGTCATTCGCGGTAACGTGATCATCGGGCATATGGTTCGCGATGGGCAGGATCGATATGCTCCTTCAGGTGTAGTACGCGCCTACAATGCGGTGACCGGAAAGTTTGCCTGGGCATGGGACCTCGGCCGTCCTGGCGAGACTTCAGAACCAGGCCCTGATGGTCAGTACACGCCAGGTACCCCAAATGTCTGGGCGCCTCTGTCGGCAGACGACAGACTGGGGTTGGTTTACTTGCCCACCGGTAACGCCGCCGGTGACTTCTGGGGCACCACCCGTACTGCAGCAGAGGAGGAATTCACCGATTCGCTAGTTGCCGTCGATGCCTCTACTGGGGAGGTCAAATGGCACTTCCGGACTGTTAACCATGATCTTTGGGATTTCGATATCGGCCCACAACCGAACCTGGTCGATTGGCCGACGGATAAGGGAGTTCGACCGGCAGTGATCCAGGCCACCAAGTCCGGACAGATCTTCGTCTTGGACAGAGAAACCGGCGTACCGCTAATGCCAGTGGAGCAGAAACCTGCCCCCCAAGGCGCCGACGGAGGTAACTGGACTGCTGCTACCCAGCCTTATTCTGTTGGCATGCCAAACACTGTGGGCGCCCCCAGCAAGACGCCTGAGCGATTGAAAGAAAGCGATGCTTGGGGTATCAGCCCGTTTGATCAACTGGAGTGTCGTATCCAGTACCGCAGCGTACGTTACGACGGCATGTTCACACCACCGATGATTGGCGGCACTTTGGCGTATCCAGGCAATCACGGTGGCTTGAATTGGGGAGGGGTATCGGTTGACCTGCAGAAAGGCATCATGGTCTTCAACAGCAACCGGATTCCGTACATCGAACGCCTAGTGCCTCGCGATGAGATCGAAAAGCTAGGTTCGCGTTCGCTCAATGAAGGTGGCCCGGACAAAGGTCTGATGCCTCAGGTCGGTCTTCCGATAGGCGCCCAGAAATCACCTTGGCTGTCTGTGCTTAAAGACCCATGTGTGGCACCGCCATGGGGGTTCCTGAGCGGGGTTGATCTGCGTACCAAGGATGTGATCTGGCGCCGGCCATTGGGCTCGGGCTACGACACTGGTCCTTTCGGCATTCCGTCTCGAGTGAAGCTGCAGATGGGCACGCCCACTGATAGCGGTCCGCTGACCACGGCCGGCGGCGTGACTATCCTAGGCGCAGCACTGGATAACTACATGCGTGCATTCGATACCGAAACTGGAAAGTTGCTCTGGGAAGAACGCTTGCCTGCTGGTGCACAAGGGGCACCTCTGAGCTACGTGCAGAACGGCAAGCAGTATGTCGTCGCTGTTGTTGGCGGCCATGCCCGCCTGGGCACCACGATCGGTGACAGTGTCATCGCCTGGACCCTGCCGTAA
- a CDS encoding L-dopachrome tautomerase-related protein gives MHSMYRIAALVAALSVSMTGQADQTNNGKSAPAFGNGPVKIEQVAFFPDQQSTGVAISRTGRLFVSLPRLSLDNPISLGEVIDGKIRPYPDLAWNAYRSSNGDRNKPAEQFVTAQAIVTDHQDNLWVLDPATPKRSGPIKGAVKLVKIDLARNKVVKVFYFDDKAVPEGASLNDVRFSPDDHFAYLSDVANPGHAGAIVVMDLRTGKAWRALDGDPSTQTSPDLYLMGDGKKLLGPDGKGLQLNVDGIEISPDGSTFYWQALTGDTVYSVPTADLDDPARALKAKATPVAKTHPADGLWIDRAGRFFVSNPSEDSVEVADHVGAPLKLLVKDKRMRWPDSFAQGADGALYVSASFIGDSPWFHPEAKTTPSAVFRITAGQ, from the coding sequence ATGCATTCCATGTATAGGATTGCCGCCTTGGTAGCTGCGCTTTCGGTGAGCATGACCGGCCAAGCGGACCAGACCAACAATGGCAAGAGTGCTCCAGCGTTCGGCAACGGACCTGTGAAAATCGAGCAGGTAGCGTTTTTCCCGGATCAGCAAAGCACCGGTGTTGCAATATCCAGAACGGGAAGGCTTTTTGTTAGCCTGCCACGCTTGAGTCTGGATAATCCCATTAGCCTTGGTGAAGTCATCGACGGGAAGATTCGTCCATATCCTGACTTGGCGTGGAATGCTTACCGTAGTTCGAACGGGGACCGCAATAAACCGGCCGAGCAATTCGTTACCGCCCAAGCGATTGTCACTGATCATCAGGATAATTTGTGGGTCCTGGACCCAGCCACGCCCAAGCGATCGGGCCCCATCAAAGGTGCTGTGAAACTTGTGAAGATTGATCTGGCCCGAAATAAGGTCGTCAAGGTCTTTTATTTTGACGATAAAGCTGTCCCTGAGGGGGCATCCCTCAATGATGTCCGCTTTAGTCCAGACGACCATTTCGCCTACCTAAGTGATGTTGCTAACCCAGGTCATGCTGGTGCAATCGTGGTGATGGATTTGCGCACTGGCAAGGCTTGGCGGGCATTGGACGGCGATCCCTCCACCCAGACAAGTCCAGATCTGTATCTGATGGGTGATGGCAAGAAACTGCTTGGCCCAGATGGTAAAGGTTTGCAGCTGAACGTTGATGGGATAGAAATTTCACCTGACGGAAGCACGTTCTATTGGCAGGCGTTGACTGGTGATACGGTTTACAGCGTCCCCACGGCCGACTTGGACGATCCTGCTCGTGCATTGAAGGCCAAGGCTACACCTGTAGCAAAGACTCATCCCGCCGACGGTTTGTGGATCGATAGGGCTGGCAGGTTCTTTGTCTCCAACCCAAGTGAGGACTCTGTGGAGGTCGCGGACCACGTAGGTGCCCCCCTGAAGCTGCTTGTTAAAGACAAACGTATGCGTTGGCCCGATAGCTTCGCTCAAGGTGCTGACGGGGCGCTGTATGTGAGTGCGAGTTTTATTGGTGATAGTCCCTGGTTTCACCCCGAAGCCAAAACGACGCCCAGCGCAGTGTTTAGGATCACCGCAGGGCAATGA
- a CDS encoding IS3 family transposase (programmed frameshift): MTKQRRTFTPEFKREAACLVLDQGYSHIEAARSLGLVESALRRWVSQLQQERGGVTPSSKALTPEQQKIQELEARINRLEREKSNLKKGHRALDGRGTRAFALIDQLRAQEPVDLLCSVFDVTRSCYYAYCRKRRYPDPERVVLRSRVNELFTQSRSAAGSRSIMLMMKEDGMQIGRFKVRRLMHELNLISKQPGSHAYKKATVERPDIPNVLDRGFSVASPNKVWCGDITYVWAEGQWHYLAAVIDLCARRVVGWAFSAKPDADLVIKALDMAYEQRGRPQNVLFHSDQGSQYGSRSFRQRLWRYRFTQSMSRRGNCHDNAPMERLFRSLKTEWIPPVGYMSAVLAQQDISRFLMERYNWRRPHQFNEGLPPAVAEEKLNSVSGIS, translated from the exons ATGACCAAGCAACGTCGTACCTTTACCCCTGAGTTCAAACGCGAGGCTGCGTGCCTGGTGCTCGACCAAGGCTACAGCCATATCGAAGCCGCCCGTTCGCTCGGATTGGTCGAATCGGCGCTTCGTCGATGGGTGAGCCAGCTTCAGCAAGAACGTGGCGGTGTTACTCCCAGCAGCAAGGCTCTGACGCCAGAGCAGCAAAAAATCCAGGAACTCGAAGCCCGTATCAATCGGCTAGAACGGGAAAAATCGA ATCTTAAAAAAGGCCACCGCGCTCTTGATGGCCGAGGAACACGAGCGTTCGCGTTAATCGATCAACTGCGGGCTCAAGAGCCTGTTGATCTGTTGTGCTCGGTATTTGATGTCACCCGATCTTGCTACTACGCGTACTGCCGGAAACGTCGGTATCCGGATCCCGAACGAGTAGTCTTGCGTAGCCGCGTGAACGAGTTGTTTACGCAAAGCCGAAGCGCTGCGGGCAGCCGGAGCATCATGCTGATGATGAAAGAGGACGGTATGCAGATCGGGCGATTCAAAGTACGTAGGTTGATGCATGAGCTGAACTTGATCAGCAAACAGCCGGGCTCCCATGCCTACAAAAAGGCTACCGTGGAGCGGCCTGATATCCCGAACGTGCTTGATCGCGGGTTCAGCGTGGCATCCCCGAACAAGGTCTGGTGCGGTGACATTACGTACGTCTGGGCTGAAGGCCAATGGCACTATCTGGCGGCTGTCATCGACCTTTGTGCACGGCGTGTTGTAGGTTGGGCGTTCTCAGCCAAGCCTGATGCCGACCTGGTGATCAAGGCATTGGATATGGCCTATGAGCAGCGTGGCCGGCCTCAGAATGTGCTGTTTCACAGCGACCAGGGCAGCCAATACGGGAGCCGGAGTTTCCGCCAGAGACTATGGAGATACCGCTTCACGCAGAGCATGAGTCGGCGCGGCAACTGCCACGACAACGCGCCGATGGAGCGGCTATTTCGCAGCCTGAAGACTGAATGGATACCGCCGGTGGGCTACATGAGCGCTGTGCTGGCACAGCAAGATATCAGTCGGTTTTTGATGGAGCGGTACAACTGGCGGCGACCGCATCAATTCAACGAAGGGCTACCGCCTGCGGTCGCAGAGGAAAAACTCAATTCAGTGTCCGGGATCAGTTGA
- a CDS encoding conjugative transfer ATPase produces the protein MTEERDQGQRRWKPWRSAQRRRATQADEAAQYAHNPSFTDHLPWVEYLEAERCFLLDDNRSVGAAFELQPIGTEGREPEWLLAARDALEDALQDSFDELDQAPWVVQFYCQDDSDFSPYLERLERYIAPRAQGTPFTDAFFGLMRRHLAAVAKPGGLFEDHVVSHLPWRGSNRRIRMVIYRWLDVPADNHEQAPTQLLARACDRITASLQACGVSPRRLNGRDFYAWLLPWFNPAPTLTGESPAEFYRRMPYPEDGEIDSLQLPFDHDFAERLFYQEPRSDVEQGLWYFDQQPHRVMVVDKLRKPPHIGQLTGETRKGEALNALFDQMPEATVMSLTLVVTPQDVLEEQLNRLARKAIGENLASTQTRQDVEEARSLIGRQHKLYRGTLAFYLCGKDEQELRQRSIQAANVLLGAGLQPVRDGDEVAACNSYLRWLPMVYNANRDKRNWYTRLLFVQHVANLLPLWGRNVGTGNPGITFFNRGGAPLSFDPLSRFDRSMNGHLLLFGPTGAGKSATLVSILMQVMAVYRPRLFIVEAGNSFGLQGDYFATLGLSVNKVQLKPGSGLSLAPFADARRLVERPDQVASLATDDLDDGHADNDEQRDVLGELEITARLMITGGESKEEARLTRADRSLIRECILDAAKACANARQQVMTHDVRDALLRVACDAHLPGKRRERAQEMGESIDLFCQGFEGTLFDRAGTPWPESDVTIVDLATYAREGYEAQMSISYISLMNTVNNLAERDQYLGRPLIMVTDEGHIITKNPLLAPFVVKGTKMWRKLGAWFWLATQNLADFPCAAQTMLNMIEWWICLNMPPAEIEEIARFKKLTPAQKALLLSASKASGKYTEGVVLAKNLETLFRVVPPSLYLALAMTEPEEKAQRWQLMHAHNLSELKCSGLMKPDTHLGENARHREVSDDQATSYLYP, from the coding sequence ATGACCGAAGAGCGCGATCAGGGGCAACGACGCTGGAAACCATGGCGCTCCGCCCAGCGCCGACGTGCAACGCAAGCCGATGAAGCCGCGCAGTACGCACACAACCCGAGCTTCACCGACCACCTGCCGTGGGTGGAGTACCTGGAGGCGGAGCGCTGCTTCCTGCTCGACGACAACCGCTCGGTCGGTGCTGCATTCGAGCTGCAGCCGATCGGCACGGAAGGCCGCGAGCCCGAATGGCTGCTGGCCGCACGTGATGCGCTGGAGGATGCCCTGCAGGACAGCTTCGACGAGCTCGACCAGGCGCCATGGGTGGTACAGTTTTACTGCCAGGACGACAGCGATTTCTCACCTTACCTGGAACGCTTGGAGCGCTATATCGCACCTCGGGCCCAGGGCACACCATTCACCGACGCGTTTTTCGGCTTGATGCGCCGGCATCTGGCCGCCGTGGCCAAACCCGGTGGTTTGTTTGAAGACCACGTGGTGTCGCACTTGCCATGGCGCGGCAGCAATAGGCGGATTCGAATGGTGATCTATCGGTGGCTGGACGTCCCGGCCGACAACCATGAACAAGCGCCCACGCAATTGCTAGCCAGGGCCTGCGACCGCATCACTGCCTCCCTCCAAGCCTGCGGCGTCAGCCCTCGGCGGTTGAATGGCCGCGACTTCTACGCCTGGCTGCTGCCCTGGTTCAATCCGGCTCCGACCCTGACCGGCGAATCACCCGCCGAGTTTTACCGACGCATGCCCTATCCCGAAGACGGCGAGATAGACTCACTGCAATTGCCCTTTGACCACGATTTTGCCGAGCGCCTGTTCTATCAGGAGCCGCGCTCCGACGTTGAGCAGGGACTGTGGTACTTCGACCAGCAGCCCCACCGGGTGATGGTGGTCGACAAGCTGCGCAAGCCACCCCACATCGGCCAACTCACCGGAGAGACGCGCAAGGGCGAGGCGCTCAACGCGCTGTTCGACCAGATGCCGGAAGCCACGGTCATGAGCCTGACGCTGGTGGTGACGCCGCAGGACGTACTCGAGGAGCAGCTCAATCGGCTCGCCCGCAAGGCCATTGGCGAAAACCTGGCCTCCACCCAGACCCGTCAGGATGTCGAGGAGGCGCGCTCGCTGATCGGCCGCCAGCACAAGCTGTACCGAGGCACCTTGGCGTTCTACCTGTGCGGCAAGGACGAGCAAGAGCTGCGCCAGCGCTCCATCCAGGCCGCCAACGTCCTGCTCGGTGCTGGCCTGCAGCCAGTGCGCGACGGCGATGAAGTTGCCGCGTGCAACAGCTACCTGCGCTGGCTGCCCATGGTGTACAACGCCAACCGCGACAAACGAAACTGGTACACCCGGCTACTGTTCGTGCAACACGTAGCCAACCTGCTGCCGTTGTGGGGGCGCAATGTTGGCACCGGTAATCCAGGCATCACGTTCTTCAATCGCGGCGGTGCTCCGCTGTCCTTCGACCCGCTGTCGCGGTTCGATCGGTCCATGAACGGTCACCTGCTGCTGTTCGGCCCTACCGGCGCGGGTAAGTCGGCTACCCTGGTCTCGATCCTGATGCAGGTGATGGCCGTCTACCGGCCCCGCCTGTTCATCGTCGAGGCCGGCAACTCGTTTGGCCTGCAAGGTGACTATTTCGCTACCTTGGGGCTATCGGTCAACAAGGTCCAACTCAAGCCGGGCAGCGGCTTGAGCCTGGCACCGTTCGCCGACGCCCGGCGGCTGGTTGAGCGCCCCGACCAAGTCGCCAGCCTGGCCACCGATGATCTTGACGACGGCCACGCGGACAACGATGAACAACGCGACGTCCTAGGTGAATTGGAGATCACCGCGCGCCTGATGATCACCGGAGGCGAATCCAAGGAGGAAGCGCGCCTGACCCGCGCGGACCGCAGCCTGATCCGGGAATGCATCCTCGATGCCGCCAAAGCCTGCGCGAATGCCCGGCAGCAGGTCATGACCCATGACGTGCGGGATGCGTTGCTACGGGTGGCCTGCGATGCCCATCTGCCCGGCAAGCGCCGCGAACGCGCCCAGGAGATGGGCGAGTCCATCGATCTGTTCTGCCAGGGCTTCGAGGGCACGCTGTTTGACCGGGCCGGCACGCCTTGGCCCGAGAGTGACGTCACCATCGTGGATCTTGCGACCTACGCCCGCGAGGGATACGAGGCGCAGATGTCGATCAGCTACATCAGCCTGATGAACACCGTGAACAACCTGGCCGAACGCGATCAATATCTGGGCCGGCCATTGATCATGGTGACTGACGAGGGCCACATCATCACCAAGAATCCCTTGTTGGCGCCGTTCGTGGTCAAGGGCACGAAGATGTGGCGCAAGCTGGGTGCCTGGTTCTGGCTGGCCACGCAGAACCTGGCCGACTTCCCCTGCGCCGCGCAGACCATGCTCAACATGATCGAATGGTGGATCTGCCTGAACATGCCGCCGGCGGAAATCGAGGAGATCGCCCGCTTCAAGAAGCTGACGCCGGCGCAGAAGGCGTTGCTGCTATCAGCGAGCAAGGCATCGGGTAAATATACAGAGGGCGTGGTGCTGGCCAAGAACTTGGAAACATTATTTCGTGTAGTACCGCCAAGCCTCTACCTTGCCTTGGCCATGACGGAGCCGGAGGAGAAAGCGCAACGCTGGCAACTCATGCACGCCCACAATTTGTCGGAGTTGAAATGTAGTGGTCTAATGAAACCGGACACCCATTTAGGCGAGAATGCTCGTCATAGAGAGGTGTCTGATGACCAAGCAACGTCGTACCTTTACCCCTGA
- a CDS encoding TIGR03751 family conjugal transfer lipoprotein has product MKALPSPRWTWISLLCLALLGCSTDKDKLLPHGDQTMLDVWNGPGSVGTQAQLQEARSELRRPVLEPERLISDQASYTRTAANEIRAQFPRLPNPDLVMYVYPHLSGTQQAPVPGYSTVFPLYEKVQYALPGERLDDL; this is encoded by the coding sequence ATGAAAGCCCTTCCGTCTCCACGCTGGACCTGGATTAGTCTGCTCTGCCTAGCGCTGCTGGGCTGCAGCACCGACAAGGATAAGCTGCTGCCCCATGGCGACCAGACGATGCTCGACGTCTGGAACGGCCCCGGCTCCGTGGGCACCCAGGCACAACTGCAGGAGGCCCGCAGCGAACTGCGCCGGCCGGTCCTCGAACCCGAGCGGCTGATCAGTGACCAGGCTTCCTACACACGCACCGCAGCCAACGAAATCCGCGCGCAGTTTCCTCGGCTGCCCAACCCTGATCTGGTGATGTACGTCTACCCGCATCTGAGCGGCACCCAGCAGGCGCCCGTGCCGGGCTATTCGACCGTGTTTCCGCTGTACGAGAAGGTCCAGTACGCGCTTCCGGGCGAACGCCTGGATGATCTCTGA